In Euphorbia lathyris chromosome 9, ddEupLath1.1, whole genome shotgun sequence, the following are encoded in one genomic region:
- the LOC136206759 gene encoding protein RETICULATA-RELATED 3, chloroplastic, whose translation MAAAAQLRCSIFSREYSTSSQNHRISNPVSFPFSTPQNHSLRLLPRPKLATPELSFSGGNGSNGIGRGYGGGAGGGDSGSWSGDSNSDSSSSSSSGFGILGLFLNGWRSRVAADPQFPFKVLMEELVGVSACVLGDMASRPNFGLNELDFVFSTLVVGSILNFTLMYLLAPTASATAAGLPAIFANCPASHMFEPGAFSVVNRLGTFVYKGTIFAAVGFAAGLVGTALSNGLLTVRKKMDPSFETPNKAPPTVLNAMTWALHMGISSNLRYQTLNGVEFLLEKWLSPVAFKTSVVGLRMMNNVLGGMSFVILARMTGSQKSIAAENGSAADKAKIA comes from the coding sequence ATGGCGGCTGCAGCCCAGCTTCGTTGCTCTATTTTTTCAAGGGAATACTCGACATCTTCTCAGAATCACCGAATTTCCAATCCCGTTTCTTTCCCATTTTCTACTCCTCAAAACCACTCTCTGCGCCTCCTTCCTCGCCCCAAACTTGCCACTCCCGAGCTTTCATTCTCTGGAGGTAACGGAAGCAATGGAATTGGCCGTGGCTACGGTGGTGGTGCCGGGGGCGGAGACAGCGGAAGTTGGAGTGGTGATTCAAATTCCGATagttcatcatcatcatcttcaggATTCGGGATTCTTGGTCTGTTTTTAAATGGATGGAGATCTAGAGTGGCTGCAGATCCACAGTTTCCTTTCAAGGTTCTAATGGAGGAACTGGTTGGTGTTTCGGCGTGTGTTCTGGGCGATATGGCTTCTCGCCCTAATTTTGGACTGAACGAGTTGGATTTCGTTTTCTCAACTCTGGTGGTTGGCTCAATACTAAATTTCACTCTGATGTATCTATTGGCCCCAACAGCATCAGCTACGGCGGCCGGTCTTCCGGCCATCTTCGCCAATTGTCCGGCCAGTCACATGTTTGAGCCCGGCGCTTTCAGCGTGGTTAACAGATTGGGGACTTTTGTGTACAAAGGCACAATCTTTGCAGCAGTGGGATTCGCTGCTGGACTAGTTGGTACTGCACTATCGAATGGGTTGCTAACAGTGAGGAAGAAAATGGATCCAAGTTTTGAAACGCCAAACAAGGCGCCGCCGACGGTGTTAAACGCCATGACATGGGCGCTTCATATGGGTATTAGCAGTAATTTGAGATATCAAACCCTTAACGGAGTGGAGTTTTTGCTGGAGAAATGGCTTTCTCCGGTGGCTTTCAAGACATCGGTGGTTGGTCTTAGAATGATGAACAATGTTCTTGGAGGAATGTCGTTTGTTATATTGGCAAGAATGACTGGATCACAGAAATCAATTGCTGCTGAGAATGGTTCAGCTGCAGACAAGGCAAAAATTGCTTGA